From the Atribacteraceae bacterium genome, one window contains:
- a CDS encoding ARMT1-like domain-containing protein — MKAQLECFSCNIRQAQEATLLAGKDPSFAWRVTQELCRIYSQADPNWTPAYMTTVAHRVAMQMTGNADIYSRLKSHYNQLALALYPRLKMFVASGKNRLEQAIRVAIAGNIIDLGVYRELSIDQIMEEVEGTEWGIANFAEFSQALNTAKIILYVGDNAGEIVFDRVFLEEIKDGRECVFLVKSGPIS; from the coding sequence ATGAAAGCACAACTGGAATGCTTCAGCTGCAATATCAGACAGGCTCAGGAGGCGACCTTGCTTGCCGGCAAAGATCCATCCTTTGCCTGGCGCGTTACTCAGGAACTCTGCCGCATCTACTCACAAGCCGATCCCAACTGGACTCCGGCCTACATGACCACTGTCGCTCATCGGGTCGCCATGCAAATGACCGGTAATGCCGATATATATTCCAGACTAAAGTCCCATTACAACCAGTTGGCCTTGGCTCTCTATCCCCGCTTGAAAATGTTTGTCGCCTCGGGGAAGAATCGTCTGGAACAGGCAATCCGGGTGGCTATCGCGGGAAATATCATCGATCTCGGCGTATACCGGGAACTTAGTATCGATCAGATTATGGAAGAGGTGGAAGGCACTGAGTGGGGGATTGCTAACTTTGCAGAATTTTCCCAGGCACTGAACACCGCAAAGATAATTCTGTATGTCGGTGATAATGCTGGGGAAATAGTTTTTGACCGGGTTTTTCTCGAAGAGATCAAAGATGGCCGGGAATGTGTGTTTCTGGTCAAATCTGGTCCAATATCCA
- a CDS encoding TrkA family potassium uptake protein has protein sequence MRQFAVFGLGIFGHSIALALYKQGFTVIGVDIQEDPVKELAGQITEVVQADTTDVTVLEALGIKNFDVAIVSIGYDIQSSVLTTLALKELGLHQVIARAINGLHGKILEKIGADQVIFPERDMALRVARTLAFPHALRTEELFPGHSIVESKIPTALHGLSLGKAQLRNHFGITVVAIQRQNDYIVSPSASDMLEKGDVIFLLGSEQQLKKYFKETQNRTYGG, from the coding sequence TTGAGACAGTTTGCCGTTTTCGGGCTGGGGATTTTTGGGCATAGTATTGCCTTAGCTCTTTATAAACAAGGTTTCACCGTGATAGGGGTCGATATCCAGGAAGATCCGGTCAAGGAGCTCGCCGGACAGATCACCGAAGTGGTCCAGGCGGATACCACCGACGTGACGGTTCTTGAGGCCTTAGGAATCAAGAATTTTGATGTGGCCATCGTCAGTATCGGGTACGATATCCAGTCCAGTGTATTGACCACCCTGGCTCTCAAGGAGTTGGGTCTCCATCAGGTCATCGCCCGGGCGATCAATGGGTTACACGGGAAAATACTCGAAAAGATTGGAGCCGACCAGGTTATTTTTCCCGAGCGGGATATGGCTCTTCGAGTGGCCAGGACCTTGGCTTTTCCACATGCCTTACGAACAGAAGAGCTTTTTCCGGGACACTCCATTGTCGAATCGAAGATTCCCACCGCCCTTCATGGACTCAGCTTGGGCAAGGCGCAGCTGAGAAACCATTTTGGGATAACTGTGGTGGCCATTCAACGCCAGAACGATTATATCGTCTCACCATCGGCCAGTGATATGTTGGAAAAAGGAGACGTGATTTTTCTTCTGGGCAGTGAACAGCAACTGAAGAAATATTTCAAGGAGACTCAAAACAGGACCTATGGAGGGTAG